The proteins below come from a single Parcubacteria group bacterium genomic window:
- a CDS encoding uracil-DNA glycosylase — MLACSQCALRKGCTQVVPGAGNADAKIMFIGEAPGRKEDETGVPFVGAAGKFLNEMLETIKLKREDVYIANVCKCRPPENRDPLPEEVAACWPWLLEQIKIIQPKLIVTLGRHSMERFLPGFKISEVHGKAMRKDIEGMGKQIFYTLYHPAAALYNGGMRETLIKDFKRIPKIIAKIEQEEKK; from the coding sequence ATGCTCGCCTGTTCCCAGTGCGCGCTAAGAAAAGGTTGCACCCAGGTCGTTCCCGGCGCAGGAAATGCCGATGCGAAAATTATGTTTATCGGTGAAGCACCCGGAAGAAAAGAAGATGAAACCGGAGTGCCTTTTGTCGGTGCCGCCGGAAAATTTCTCAATGAAATGCTCGAGACAATCAAGCTTAAACGCGAAGACGTCTACATCGCCAATGTCTGCAAATGCCGCCCACCGGAAAATCGCGACCCGCTCCCCGAAGAAGTCGCTGCTTGCTGGCCCTGGCTTTTGGAACAAATAAAAATTATCCAGCCCAAACTAATCGTCACGCTTGGCCGCCATTCGATGGAAAGATTTTTGCCTGGTTTTAAGATTTCCGAAGTTCACGGCAAAGCGATGAGAAAAGACATCGAAGGTATGGGCAAGCAGATTTTCTACACACTTTATCATCCTGCGGCGGCGCTCTATAATGGCGGAATGCGCGAAACGCTCATCAAAGATTTCAAACGGATTCCGAAAATTATTGCAAAAATTGAACAAGAAGAGAAAAAATAA
- a CDS encoding YfcE family phosphodiesterase, whose translation MQIAITSDIHNNEVNLEKVLRYCAEQKITTLICCGDLASKEVLDLMNDNFAGVIYYTFGNADYTELRELESVEKYRQTFLFKNFGETIIENKQIAFVHFPREARRLAETGKYAFVFHGHTHKPWVSSVETTADQGSIKCTVLNPGNVAGEIYPPTFAVWNTENDNFKLLRIHDLK comes from the coding sequence ATGCAAATCGCCATCACCTCCGACATTCACAATAACGAAGTCAACTTGGAAAAAGTTTTGCGTTATTGCGCCGAACAAAAAATTACCACGCTCATTTGTTGCGGAGACTTAGCCTCAAAAGAAGTGCTTGATCTCATGAATGATAATTTTGCAGGCGTTATTTATTACACTTTCGGTAATGCCGATTACACCGAACTGCGCGAGCTTGAATCAGTAGAAAAATATCGCCAGACTTTTTTATTCAAAAATTTCGGCGAAACTATAATTGAGAATAAGCAAATTGCCTTTGTCCATTTTCCCCGTGAAGCCAGAAGATTAGCGGAAACTGGAAAATATGCTTTTGTTTTTCATGGTCACACGCATAAACCTTGGGTCTCCTCCGTTGAAACTACGGCGGACCAAGGATCGATAAAATGTACAGTGCTCAATCCTGGCAATGTTGCGGGAGAAATCTATCCACCGACGTTTGCGGTGTGGAATACTGAAAATGATAATTTTAAACTATTGAGAATTCATGATTTGAAATAA
- a CDS encoding helix-turn-helix domain-containing protein, whose product MAILKKQLEKLNLSEREADVYVELLELGETTVEQISRKSKIKRTTVYDVIEALKAKGLIGTTKRKKRTLYYAEDPRILENQLEEKKTVLKGILPQLLSLASCIDKKPDVKYFEGSEGIKNVYQDTLNYPGQEILMWGTTDVFTYFDENYMWDYYLKKRIEKKIWMRAIGQNLGVVQKIQAEDKKHLRETRLYDSRELCLEVEINLYGKRKIGIMSFKENLGLIIESEKIYITLKTIFELNWRMLDNRK is encoded by the coding sequence ATGGCTATTCTCAAAAAGCAACTGGAAAAACTCAACCTCTCGGAGCGTGAAGCTGATGTTTATGTCGAGCTTTTAGAATTGGGCGAAACGACTGTCGAGCAAATTTCTCGCAAATCCAAGATCAAACGCACAACCGTCTATGATGTAATCGAAGCACTAAAAGCCAAGGGTCTCATCGGAACAACAAAAAGAAAAAAACGCACGCTCTATTATGCCGAGGATCCGAGAATTTTGGAAAATCAGCTGGAAGAAAAGAAAACCGTGCTCAAGGGAATTCTTCCGCAACTACTCTCGCTGGCCAGCTGCATCGACAAAAAACCGGACGTGAAGTATTTTGAAGGTAGTGAAGGAATCAAAAATGTCTATCAAGACACCCTAAATTATCCCGGACAAGAAATCCTGATGTGGGGCACGACGGACGTCTTCACCTATTTTGATGAAAATTATATGTGGGATTATTATCTCAAAAAAAGAATTGAGAAAAAAATTTGGATGCGCGCTATTGGACAAAATCTGGGAGTTGTGCAAAAGATTCAGGCGGAGGATAAAAAGCACCTGCGAGAAACCCGCCTCTATGATTCCCGTGAACTATGCCTGGAAGTTGAGATAAACCTCTATGGCAAAAGAAAAATCGGCATTATGTCCTTCAAGGAAAACCTAGGCCTCATCATTGAAAGTGAAAAAATCTACATTACCCTAAAAACCATCTTTGAACTTAATTGGAGAATGTTGGATAATAGAAAATAA